The following are from one region of the Papaver somniferum cultivar HN1 unplaced genomic scaffold, ASM357369v1 unplaced-scaffold_132, whole genome shotgun sequence genome:
- the LOC113332619 gene encoding protein MON2 homolog isoform X3, whose translation MAFMAVLEADLRALSTEARRRYPVVKEGAEHAIRKLRLLSSPAEIAQNDDILKIFLMACEVKTVKMSTIGLSCLQKLISHDAVAPSALKEILSTLKDHAEMADDIVQLKTLQTILIIFQSRLHPENEDNMAQALGICLLLLENNRSSDSVRNTAAATFRQAVALIFDHVIAAESLPAGKAGAGSHSSRSNSVTGDLSRSINRAESLENDFASGGPLPVRDSLTKAGKIGLRLLEDLTALAAGGSATWLRINSLQRTFVLDILEFTLSNYVAIFRTLVPYEQVLRHQICSLLMTSLRTNAELEGEAGEPSFRRLVLRSVAHVIRLYSSSLVTECEVFLSMLVKVTFLDSRLWHRILVLEVLRGFCVEVRTLSLLFQNFDMNPKNTNVVEGMIKALARVVSSIQIPDTSEESLVAVAGMFSSKAKGIEWSLDNDASNAAVMVASEAHAITLAVEGLLGVIFTVATLTDEAVDVGELESPRCDSEPPFKCTGETAVLCTAMVDSMWLTILDALSLILTRSQGEAIILEILKGYQAFTQACGVLHAVEPLNSFLASLCKFTISMPIEAEKRSSVLQSPGSKRAEHSIDLRDSVVLTPKNVQALRTLFNISHRLHNMLGTSWILVLETLAALDRAIHSPHATTQEVSASVPRLTRESSGQYSDFSILSSLNSQLFESSAMMHISAVKSLLSALRQLSNQCMPGNSSNPVQTSSQHIGSITFSVEKMISILTNNMHRVEPLWDQVVGHLLELADNSSHHLRNLALEALDQSICSVLGSDKFQVSRFRHPNKEMDITSTESNSFEYAVISPLRVLYFSTENLDVRAGSLKILLHVLERHGDKLYYSWPAILETLRSVADASERDLIPLGFQSIRVIMNDGLATIPVHCLDICIEVTGAYSAQLTELNISLTAIGLLWTTTDFIAKGLPHGNPEHKETASIDGHAIKHKGDEKIDEDVEDKIHQRFPLVRTSDREKLLFSVFSLLQKLGADERPEVRNSSIRTLFQTLGTHGQKLSRRMWEDCLWNYVFPTLDHVSHMAAHSSTDEWQGKELGVRGGKAIHMLIHHSRNTAQKQWDETIVLVLGGIARILRSFFPFLKNLSNFWTGWESLLLFVRNSILNGSKEVALAAISCLQTTVVSHSPKGNMPMPYLKSVLDVYELVLQRGPNCSAVAASKVKQEILQSLGELFVQAQKMFDDDLYLQLLKIIHLAVRQPKSTSDSTEADTGHIPPVQRTMLEVLPQLRPSDHLSSMWSHLLRELLRHLPGSDVLLADQENETEVDEHKPGNGKMALNVDLGSPLDRQKLEGSPMTPTKTQKMGKSEFPNGVATASQSPKSGSATTKSGPPSITNHLFAEKLVPVLVDLFVSAPRVEKYNIFPEIIQGFGRCMATRRDNPDGALWRLSVEGFNRILVDDVSRISADGLQDPIIARPSRTRLWKEVADVYEIFLVGSCGRALPSKVISSATQKADETLEMTILDVLGDNILSEQSDAPDDILLRLISTLDQCASRTCCLPVETVELMPSHCSKFSLTCLQKLFLLCSNKANVWSAVRSRVSRISISVLTKRCEFILDKFLIDEKDLGERLLPALRIEEIVYVLEELSHLIIHIETASTLPLRPYLIEGLPRIENYGSRAHLLVLFPSLCELVISRETRVRELVRVLLRLISSELEVQKVSLA comes from the exons ATGGCTTTCATGGCTGTTCTTGAGGCAGATCTACGAGCTCTTTCTACAGAAGCTCGCCGTAGATATCCTGTAGTTAAAGAAGGCGCCGAACATGCAATTAGAAAG TTGAGATTGTTGTCGAGTCCGGCTGAAATTGCACAGAATGATGATATATTGAAGATATTCTTGATGGCTTGTGAGGTTAAAACTGTGAAGATGAGTACTATTGGACTTTCATGTTTACAAAAGTTGATATCTCACGATGCTGTTGCACCATCAGCATTGAAGGAGATTTTATCTACCTTGAAAGAT CATGCTGAAATGGCAGATGACATTGTTCAACTGAAGACTTTACAAACTATACTTATTATATTCCAGTCGCGATTACATCCTGAAAATGAG GACAATATGGCCCAAGCACTTGGTATATGTCTGCTTCTCCTTGAAAATAACCGGTCATCTGATAGTGTGCGCAA TACTGCTGCAGCTACTTTCAGGCAAGCGGTGGCGTTGATTTTTGATCATGTTATCGCTGCTGAGTCACTTCCTGCTGGTAAAGCGGGTGCTGGAAGTCATTCCTCTCGATCCAATTCAGTCACTGGTGATCTCAGTCGCAGTATAAACCGCGCAGA GTCACTTGAAAATGATTTTGCTTCTGGAGGGCCACTGCCAGTGCGAGATAGTTTAACTAAAGCAGGAAAAATTGGGCTTCGCTTGCTTGAAGACCTGACAGCACTAGCTGCAGGTGGATCT gCAACGTGGTTACGCATTAACTCTCTTCAACGGACATTTGTACTTGATATACTAGA GTTCACTCTGTCAAATTATGTCGCTATATTTAGGACTTTGGTGCCATACGAACAG GTCTTGCGTCATCAAATCTGCTCACTTCTCATGACTTCACTCCGGACCAATGCTGAG CTTGAGGGTGAAGCGGGAGAGCCTTCTTTTCGCCGTCTGGTCTTGCGATCGGTCGCTCATGTTATAAGACTTTACAGTTCATCCCTTGTCACCGAGTGTGAG GTTTTTCTTAGTATGTTGGTGAAGGTAACTTTTCTGGATTCACGACTGTGGCACCGCATTCTTGTTCTAGAAGTATTAAGG GGATTTTGCGTGGAGGTACGGACATTAAGCCTCCTTTTCCAGAATTTTGACAT GAATCCCAAGAACACAAATGTTGTCGAGGGTATGATTAAAGCTCTTGCTAGAGTTGTTTCAAGTATACAG ATTCCAGATACAAGCGAAGAAAGCCTTGTGGCAGTTGCAGGAATGTTTAGTAGCAAAGCCAAAG GAATCGAGTGGAGCCTGGACAATGATGCTTCAAATGCTGCAGTCATGGTTGCTAGTGAAGCTCATGCAATAACTTTAGCAGTTGAAGGTCTTTTAGGTGTCATTTTTACCGTGGCCACTTTGACAGATGAAGCTGTGGATGTTGGTGAG CTTGAATCCCCCAGATGTGATAGTGAACCTCCATTCAAGTGTACTGGGGAAACTGCAGTTCTGTGCACCGCTATGGTTGATTCCATGTGGTTGACCATCCTTGATGCTCTTTCCCTGATTTTGACTAG GTCACAAGGAGAAGCTATCATATTGGAAATATTGAAAGGATATCAGGCATTCACTCAG GCATGTGGGGTGCTCCATGCTGTAGAACCTTTGAATTCTTTCCTTGCGTCCCTATGCAAATTCACGATCAGTATGCCAATTGAGGCTGAAAAGAGGAG CAGTGTTTTACAATCTCCCGGGTCAAAGCGAGCCGAACATTCAATTGATCTGCGGGATAGTGTAGTCCTTACTCCAAAGAACGTGCAG GCCTTGAGGACCCTCTTCAACATATCTCATCGATTACATAATATGTTGGGCACATCATGGATTTTG GTGCTGGAGACTCTAGCTGCACTAGATCGGGCAATCCATTCTCCACATGCTACAACGCAG GAGGTCTCTGCTTCGGTTCCAAGGCTCACAAGAGAATCATCTGGCCAGTATAGTGATTTCAGCATCCTTTCTTCACTGAATTCTCAA TTGTTTGAGAGCTCAGCAATGATGCACATATCTGCAGTTAAGTCACTTCTTTCTGCCCTACGCCAACTATCAAATCAATGCATGCCAGGAAACTCAAGTAATCCTGTACAAACTTCAAGTCAGCACATTGGAAGCATAACTTTCTCCGTTGAAAAAATGATATCGATACTAACAAATAATATGCACA GAGTGGAGCCTCTGTGGGATCAAGTTGTTGGACATCTTCTTGAG CTTGCGGATAATTCTAGTCACCACTTACGAAATTTGGCACTGGAGGCATTAGATCAATCGATATGTTCTGTATTAGGTTCTGACAAATTCCAAGTGTCTCGTTTTAGACATCCAAATAAGGAA ATGGATATTACCAGTACAGAATCAAATTCGTTTGAGTATGCTGTGATATCACCATTGCGGGTCCTTTACTTTTCAACAGAAAACCTTGATGTCCGAGCTGGATCGTTGAAAATTCTGCTGCATGTTTTGGAG AGACACGGGGACAAGCTGTATTATAGTTGGCCTGCAATTCTCGAAACATTGAG GTCTGTTGCCGACGCATCAGAGAGGGATCTTATCCCGTTAGGATTCCAG AGCATACGTGTTATAATGAATGATGGGCTAGCGACTATACCTGTACACTGCTTGGACAT ATGTATAGAAGTAACAGGAGCATATAGTGCCCAATTAACCGAACTTAATATAAGCCTGACAGCGATAGGCCTTCTCTGGACTACAACTGATTTTATTGCTAAGGGGCTCCCTCATGGGAATCCTGAACACAAGGAAACAG CATCTATCGATGGACATGCTATAAAGCACAAAGGTGATGAAAAGattgatgaagatgttgaagataAAATTCATCAACGTTTTCCATTAGTGCGGACGAGCGATCGTGAAAAATTGCTATTCTCAGTTTTCTCTCTACTTCAAAAGCTTGGAGCTGATGAGAGGCCAGAG GTTAGGAATTCTTCAATCCGGACACTTTTTCAAACTCTAGGCACCCATGGACAAAAGCTTTCGAGGCGCATGTGGGAAGATTGCCTTTGGAATTATGTTTTCCCCACATTGGATCACGTTTCCCACATG GCTGCACATTCATCCACCGATGAATGGCAAGGTAAAGAACTTGGGGTAAGAGGGGGGAAAGCAATTCATATGCTCATACATCATAG TCGCAACACAGCTCAGAAGCAGTGGGATGAGACGATTGTACTTGTATTAGGTGGAATTGCACGCATTCTAAGATCCTTTTTTCCATTCCTTAAAAATTTGTCCAATTTCTGGACAG GATGGGAGTCTTTGCTTCTTTTTGTAAGAAATAGCATTTTAAATGGTAGCAAGGAGGTTGCTCTTGCTGCAATAAGTTGTTTGCAGACAACTGTTGTTTCACATTCTCCCAAG GGGAACATGCCTATGCCTTACCTCAAGTCAGTGCTTGATGTATATGAGCTTGTTCTTCAAAGAGGACCAAACTGTAGTGCTGTTGCTGCGAGCAAGGTTAAGCAGGAAATCCTACAGAGTTTAG GTGAACTATTTGTTCAAGCACAAAAGATGTTTGATGATGACCTGTATTTGCAGTTGCTGAAAATCATACATTTGGCTGTTAGGCAACCCAAGAGTACCAGTGATAGCACTGAAGCAGATACT GGACATATTCCACCAGTCCAACGTACTATGCTGGAGGTTCTACCACAGTTGCGTCCATCTGATCACCTGTCCTCCATGTGGTCTCATCTTCTTCGGGAGCTTTTGCGCCACCTTCCTGGATCTGATGTCCTTTTAGCAGACCAGGAAAATGAAACAGAAGTTGACGAACATAAGCCAGGAAATGGTAAAATGGCACTTAATGTGGATTTGGGTTCTCCTTTGGACAGGCAAAAGCTCGAGGGTTCTCCTATGACACCCACCAAAACTCAAAAAATGGGTAAGTCGGAGTTTCCTAATGGGGTTGCCACTGCCTCTCAATCTCCGAAGTCAGGctcagccacaactaagagtgGGCCTCCAAGCATCACAAATCATTTGTTTGCTGAAAAGCTTGTTCCGGTTCTGGTTGACCTTTTTGTATCAGCTCCTAGGGTTGAAAAGTACAATATATTTCCCGAGATCATTCAAGGTTTTGGAAG GTGTATGGCGACTAGAAGAGATAATCCAGATGGGGCTCTGTGGAGATTATCTGTCGAAGGCTTCAACCGTATACTTGTTGACGATGTTAGCAGGATAAGTGCTGATGGTTTGCAAGATCCAATCATAGCAAGACCTTCCAGAACACGTCTGTGGAAAGAAGTTGCGGACGTATACGAAATATTCCTTGTTGGTTCTTGTGGCCGTGCACTTCCATCCAAAGTCATTTCATCTGCAACACAGAAGGCTGATGAAACTCTCGAGATGACTATCCTGGATGTGCTGGGAGACAACATTCTGAGTGAACAATCTGATGCGCCAGATGAT ATTCTGCTGCGGCTAATTTCTACTCTGGACCAGTGTGCATCACGAACGTGCTGTTTACCCGTTGAGACTGTGGAACTCATGCCTTCACACTGCAGCAAATTTTCCTTAACTTGTTTGCAGAAATTATTTTTGCTGTGCAG TAATAAAGCGAATGTTTGGAGCGCAGTAAGATCCAGAGTCAGCAGGATCTCAATCAGTGTACTGACTAAGAGATGCGAGTTCATACTTGATAAATTCCTAATTGATGAGAAAGATCTTG GTGAGCGTCTATTACCGGCATTAAGAATTGAAGAGATTGTTTATGTCCTCGAGGAGTTGTCTCATCTGATTATTCACATCGAAACAGCTTCTACTCTTCCTTTACGGCCCTACTTGATAGAAGGCCTACCGAGGATAGAAAATTACGGCTCGCGAGCGCACCTGCTTGTTCTGTTTCCATCCCTATGCgaacttgttatctcaag GGAAACAAGAGTAAGAGAGCTAGTGCGAGTGCTGCTTAGATTGATCAGTTCAGAGTTGGAAGTTCAAAAGGTCAGTTTAGCTTAG
- the LOC113332619 gene encoding protein MON2 homolog isoform X1: MAFMAVLEADLRALSTEARRRYPVVKEGAEHAIRKLRLLSSPAEIAQNDDILKIFLMACEVKTVKMSTIGLSCLQKLISHDAVAPSALKEILSTLKDHAEMADDIVQLKTLQTILIIFQSRLHPENEDNMAQALGICLLLLENNRSSDSVRNTAAATFRQAVALIFDHVIAAESLPAGKAGAGSHSSRSNSVTGDLSRSINRAESLENDFASGGPLPVRDSLTKAGKIGLRLLEDLTALAAGGSATWLRINSLQRTFVLDILEFTLSNYVAIFRTLVPYEQVLRHQICSLLMTSLRTNAELEGEAGEPSFRRLVLRSVAHVIRLYSSSLVTECEVFLSMLVKVTFLDSRLWHRILVLEVLRGFCVEVRTLSLLFQNFDMNPKNTNVVEGMIKALARVVSSIQIPDTSEESLVAVAGMFSSKAKGIEWSLDNDASNAAVMVASEAHAITLAVEGLLGVIFTVATLTDEAVDVGELESPRCDSEPPFKCTGETAVLCTAMVDSMWLTILDALSLILTRSQGEAIILEILKGYQAFTQACGVLHAVEPLNSFLASLCKFTISMPIEAEKRSSVLQSPGSKRAEHSIDLRDSVVLTPKNVQALRTLFNISHRLHNMLGTSWILVLETLAALDRAIHSPHATTQEVSASVPRLTRESSGQYSDFSILSSLNSQLFESSAMMHISAVKSLLSALRQLSNQCMPGNSSNPVQTSSQHIGSITFSVEKMISILTNNMHRVEPLWDQVVGHLLELADNSSHHLRNLALEALDQSICSVLGSDKFQVSRFRHPNKEMDITSTESNSFEYAVISPLRVLYFSTENLDVRAGSLKILLHVLERHGDKLYYSWPAILETLRSVADASERDLIPLGFQSIRVIMNDGLATIPVHCLDICIEVTGAYSAQLTELNISLTAIGLLWTTTDFIAKGLPHGNPEHKETASIDGHAIKHKGDEKIDEDVEDKIHQRFPLVRTSDREKLLFSVFSLLQKLGADERPEVRNSSIRTLFQTLGTHGQKLSRRMWEDCLWNYVFPTLDHVSHMAAHSSTDEWQGKELGVRGGKAIHMLIHHSRNTAQKQWDETIVLVLGGIARILRSFFPFLKNLSNFWTGWESLLLFVRNSILNGSKEVALAAISCLQTTVVSHSPKGNMPMPYLKSVLDVYELVLQRGPNCSAVAASKVKQEILQSLGELFVQAQKMFDDDLYLQLLKIIHLAVRQPKSTSDSTEADTGHIPPVQRTMLEVLPQLRPSDHLSSMWSHLLRELLRHLPGSDVLLADQENETEVDEHKPGNGKMALNVDLGSPLDRQKLEGSPMTPTKTQKMGKSEFPNGVATASQSPKSGSATTKSGPPSITNHLFAEKLVPVLVDLFVSAPRVEKYNIFPEIIQGFGRCMATRRDNPDGALWRLSVEGFNRILVDDVSRISADGLQDPIIARPSRTRLWKEVADVYEIFLVGSCGRALPSKVISSATQKADETLEMTILDVLGDNILSEQSDAPDDILLRLISTLDQCASRTCCLPVETVELMPSHCSKFSLTCLQKLFLLCRYSNKANVWSAVRSRVSRISISVLTKRCEFILDKFLIDEKDLGERLLPALRIEEIVYVLEELSHLIIHIETASTLPLRPYLIEGLPRIENYGSRAHLLVLFPSLCELVISRETRVRELVRVLLRLISSELEVQKVSLA, from the exons ATGGCTTTCATGGCTGTTCTTGAGGCAGATCTACGAGCTCTTTCTACAGAAGCTCGCCGTAGATATCCTGTAGTTAAAGAAGGCGCCGAACATGCAATTAGAAAG TTGAGATTGTTGTCGAGTCCGGCTGAAATTGCACAGAATGATGATATATTGAAGATATTCTTGATGGCTTGTGAGGTTAAAACTGTGAAGATGAGTACTATTGGACTTTCATGTTTACAAAAGTTGATATCTCACGATGCTGTTGCACCATCAGCATTGAAGGAGATTTTATCTACCTTGAAAGAT CATGCTGAAATGGCAGATGACATTGTTCAACTGAAGACTTTACAAACTATACTTATTATATTCCAGTCGCGATTACATCCTGAAAATGAG GACAATATGGCCCAAGCACTTGGTATATGTCTGCTTCTCCTTGAAAATAACCGGTCATCTGATAGTGTGCGCAA TACTGCTGCAGCTACTTTCAGGCAAGCGGTGGCGTTGATTTTTGATCATGTTATCGCTGCTGAGTCACTTCCTGCTGGTAAAGCGGGTGCTGGAAGTCATTCCTCTCGATCCAATTCAGTCACTGGTGATCTCAGTCGCAGTATAAACCGCGCAGA GTCACTTGAAAATGATTTTGCTTCTGGAGGGCCACTGCCAGTGCGAGATAGTTTAACTAAAGCAGGAAAAATTGGGCTTCGCTTGCTTGAAGACCTGACAGCACTAGCTGCAGGTGGATCT gCAACGTGGTTACGCATTAACTCTCTTCAACGGACATTTGTACTTGATATACTAGA GTTCACTCTGTCAAATTATGTCGCTATATTTAGGACTTTGGTGCCATACGAACAG GTCTTGCGTCATCAAATCTGCTCACTTCTCATGACTTCACTCCGGACCAATGCTGAG CTTGAGGGTGAAGCGGGAGAGCCTTCTTTTCGCCGTCTGGTCTTGCGATCGGTCGCTCATGTTATAAGACTTTACAGTTCATCCCTTGTCACCGAGTGTGAG GTTTTTCTTAGTATGTTGGTGAAGGTAACTTTTCTGGATTCACGACTGTGGCACCGCATTCTTGTTCTAGAAGTATTAAGG GGATTTTGCGTGGAGGTACGGACATTAAGCCTCCTTTTCCAGAATTTTGACAT GAATCCCAAGAACACAAATGTTGTCGAGGGTATGATTAAAGCTCTTGCTAGAGTTGTTTCAAGTATACAG ATTCCAGATACAAGCGAAGAAAGCCTTGTGGCAGTTGCAGGAATGTTTAGTAGCAAAGCCAAAG GAATCGAGTGGAGCCTGGACAATGATGCTTCAAATGCTGCAGTCATGGTTGCTAGTGAAGCTCATGCAATAACTTTAGCAGTTGAAGGTCTTTTAGGTGTCATTTTTACCGTGGCCACTTTGACAGATGAAGCTGTGGATGTTGGTGAG CTTGAATCCCCCAGATGTGATAGTGAACCTCCATTCAAGTGTACTGGGGAAACTGCAGTTCTGTGCACCGCTATGGTTGATTCCATGTGGTTGACCATCCTTGATGCTCTTTCCCTGATTTTGACTAG GTCACAAGGAGAAGCTATCATATTGGAAATATTGAAAGGATATCAGGCATTCACTCAG GCATGTGGGGTGCTCCATGCTGTAGAACCTTTGAATTCTTTCCTTGCGTCCCTATGCAAATTCACGATCAGTATGCCAATTGAGGCTGAAAAGAGGAG CAGTGTTTTACAATCTCCCGGGTCAAAGCGAGCCGAACATTCAATTGATCTGCGGGATAGTGTAGTCCTTACTCCAAAGAACGTGCAG GCCTTGAGGACCCTCTTCAACATATCTCATCGATTACATAATATGTTGGGCACATCATGGATTTTG GTGCTGGAGACTCTAGCTGCACTAGATCGGGCAATCCATTCTCCACATGCTACAACGCAG GAGGTCTCTGCTTCGGTTCCAAGGCTCACAAGAGAATCATCTGGCCAGTATAGTGATTTCAGCATCCTTTCTTCACTGAATTCTCAA TTGTTTGAGAGCTCAGCAATGATGCACATATCTGCAGTTAAGTCACTTCTTTCTGCCCTACGCCAACTATCAAATCAATGCATGCCAGGAAACTCAAGTAATCCTGTACAAACTTCAAGTCAGCACATTGGAAGCATAACTTTCTCCGTTGAAAAAATGATATCGATACTAACAAATAATATGCACA GAGTGGAGCCTCTGTGGGATCAAGTTGTTGGACATCTTCTTGAG CTTGCGGATAATTCTAGTCACCACTTACGAAATTTGGCACTGGAGGCATTAGATCAATCGATATGTTCTGTATTAGGTTCTGACAAATTCCAAGTGTCTCGTTTTAGACATCCAAATAAGGAA ATGGATATTACCAGTACAGAATCAAATTCGTTTGAGTATGCTGTGATATCACCATTGCGGGTCCTTTACTTTTCAACAGAAAACCTTGATGTCCGAGCTGGATCGTTGAAAATTCTGCTGCATGTTTTGGAG AGACACGGGGACAAGCTGTATTATAGTTGGCCTGCAATTCTCGAAACATTGAG GTCTGTTGCCGACGCATCAGAGAGGGATCTTATCCCGTTAGGATTCCAG AGCATACGTGTTATAATGAATGATGGGCTAGCGACTATACCTGTACACTGCTTGGACAT ATGTATAGAAGTAACAGGAGCATATAGTGCCCAATTAACCGAACTTAATATAAGCCTGACAGCGATAGGCCTTCTCTGGACTACAACTGATTTTATTGCTAAGGGGCTCCCTCATGGGAATCCTGAACACAAGGAAACAG CATCTATCGATGGACATGCTATAAAGCACAAAGGTGATGAAAAGattgatgaagatgttgaagataAAATTCATCAACGTTTTCCATTAGTGCGGACGAGCGATCGTGAAAAATTGCTATTCTCAGTTTTCTCTCTACTTCAAAAGCTTGGAGCTGATGAGAGGCCAGAG GTTAGGAATTCTTCAATCCGGACACTTTTTCAAACTCTAGGCACCCATGGACAAAAGCTTTCGAGGCGCATGTGGGAAGATTGCCTTTGGAATTATGTTTTCCCCACATTGGATCACGTTTCCCACATG GCTGCACATTCATCCACCGATGAATGGCAAGGTAAAGAACTTGGGGTAAGAGGGGGGAAAGCAATTCATATGCTCATACATCATAG TCGCAACACAGCTCAGAAGCAGTGGGATGAGACGATTGTACTTGTATTAGGTGGAATTGCACGCATTCTAAGATCCTTTTTTCCATTCCTTAAAAATTTGTCCAATTTCTGGACAG GATGGGAGTCTTTGCTTCTTTTTGTAAGAAATAGCATTTTAAATGGTAGCAAGGAGGTTGCTCTTGCTGCAATAAGTTGTTTGCAGACAACTGTTGTTTCACATTCTCCCAAG GGGAACATGCCTATGCCTTACCTCAAGTCAGTGCTTGATGTATATGAGCTTGTTCTTCAAAGAGGACCAAACTGTAGTGCTGTTGCTGCGAGCAAGGTTAAGCAGGAAATCCTACAGAGTTTAG GTGAACTATTTGTTCAAGCACAAAAGATGTTTGATGATGACCTGTATTTGCAGTTGCTGAAAATCATACATTTGGCTGTTAGGCAACCCAAGAGTACCAGTGATAGCACTGAAGCAGATACT GGACATATTCCACCAGTCCAACGTACTATGCTGGAGGTTCTACCACAGTTGCGTCCATCTGATCACCTGTCCTCCATGTGGTCTCATCTTCTTCGGGAGCTTTTGCGCCACCTTCCTGGATCTGATGTCCTTTTAGCAGACCAGGAAAATGAAACAGAAGTTGACGAACATAAGCCAGGAAATGGTAAAATGGCACTTAATGTGGATTTGGGTTCTCCTTTGGACAGGCAAAAGCTCGAGGGTTCTCCTATGACACCCACCAAAACTCAAAAAATGGGTAAGTCGGAGTTTCCTAATGGGGTTGCCACTGCCTCTCAATCTCCGAAGTCAGGctcagccacaactaagagtgGGCCTCCAAGCATCACAAATCATTTGTTTGCTGAAAAGCTTGTTCCGGTTCTGGTTGACCTTTTTGTATCAGCTCCTAGGGTTGAAAAGTACAATATATTTCCCGAGATCATTCAAGGTTTTGGAAG GTGTATGGCGACTAGAAGAGATAATCCAGATGGGGCTCTGTGGAGATTATCTGTCGAAGGCTTCAACCGTATACTTGTTGACGATGTTAGCAGGATAAGTGCTGATGGTTTGCAAGATCCAATCATAGCAAGACCTTCCAGAACACGTCTGTGGAAAGAAGTTGCGGACGTATACGAAATATTCCTTGTTGGTTCTTGTGGCCGTGCACTTCCATCCAAAGTCATTTCATCTGCAACACAGAAGGCTGATGAAACTCTCGAGATGACTATCCTGGATGTGCTGGGAGACAACATTCTGAGTGAACAATCTGATGCGCCAGATGAT ATTCTGCTGCGGCTAATTTCTACTCTGGACCAGTGTGCATCACGAACGTGCTGTTTACCCGTTGAGACTGTGGAACTCATGCCTTCACACTGCAGCAAATTTTCCTTAACTTGTTTGCAGAAATTATTTTTGCTGTGCAG ATACAGTAATAAAGCGAATGTTTGGAGCGCAGTAAGATCCAGAGTCAGCAGGATCTCAATCAGTGTACTGACTAAGAGATGCGAGTTCATACTTGATAAATTCCTAATTGATGAGAAAGATCTTG GTGAGCGTCTATTACCGGCATTAAGAATTGAAGAGATTGTTTATGTCCTCGAGGAGTTGTCTCATCTGATTATTCACATCGAAACAGCTTCTACTCTTCCTTTACGGCCCTACTTGATAGAAGGCCTACCGAGGATAGAAAATTACGGCTCGCGAGCGCACCTGCTTGTTCTGTTTCCATCCCTATGCgaacttgttatctcaag GGAAACAAGAGTAAGAGAGCTAGTGCGAGTGCTGCTTAGATTGATCAGTTCAGAGTTGGAAGTTCAAAAGGTCAGTTTAGCTTAG